From Zonotrichia albicollis isolate bZonAlb1 unplaced genomic scaffold, bZonAlb1.hap1 Scaffold_257, whole genome shotgun sequence, the proteins below share one genomic window:
- the LOC141727926 gene encoding olfactory receptor 14J1-like, which produces MSNSSSIRHFLLLALADTRQLQLLHFCLLLGISLAALLGNGLIISAVACGHHLHTPMFFFLLNLALSDLGSICTTVPKAMHNSLWDTRNISYTGCAAQLFFFMFFFSAEYFLLTIMSYNRYVSICKPLHYGTLLGSRACAHMAAAAWASAFLYSLLHMANTFSLPLCHGNALGQFFCEIPQILKLSCSNSYIREFGPLISSAFLFFACFVFIVFSYVQIFRAVLRIPSEQGRHKAFSTCLPHLTVVSLFLSTCTFAYFKSPSISSPSLDLAVSVLYSVVPPAMNPLIYSLRNQELKAAVRRQMTGCIQQH; this is translated from the coding sequence atgtccaacagcagctccatcaggcacttcctcctgctggcattggcagacacgcggcagctgcagctcctgcacttctgcctcttgctgggcatctccctggctgccctcctgggcaacggcctcatcatcagcgccgtagcctgcggccaccacctgcacacgcccatgttcttcttcctgctcaacctggccctcagcgacctgggctccatctgcaccactgtccccaaagccatgcacaattccctctgggacaccaggaacatctcctacactggatgtgctgctcagctctttttctttatgtttttcttctcagcagagtatttcctcctgaccatcatgagCTAcaaccgctacgtgtccatctgcaaacccctgcactatgggaccctcctgggcagcagagcttgtgcccacatggcagcagctgcctgggccagtgcctttctctattcactgctgcacatggccaatacattttccctgcctctgtgccatggcaatgccctgggccagttcttctgtgaaatcccacagatcctcaaactTTCCTGCTCAAATTCCTACATTAGGGAATTTGGTCCTCTTATAAGTagtgcttttctgttttttgcttgttttgtgttcattgttttctcctatgtgcagatcttcagggctgtgctgaggatcccctctgagcaaggacggcacaaagccttttccacctgcctccctcacctcaCTGTGGTctctctgttcctcagcacttGCACATTTGCCTACTTTAAGtctccctccatctcctccccatccctggatctggccgtgtcagttctgtactcagtggtgcctccagccatgaaccccctcatctacagcctaaggaaccaggagctcaaggctgcagtgaggagacAGATGACCGGATGCATTCAgcaacattaa